A region of Chiloscyllium plagiosum isolate BGI_BamShark_2017 chromosome 37, ASM401019v2, whole genome shotgun sequence DNA encodes the following proteins:
- the LOC122541453 gene encoding nuclear factor 7, brain-like: protein MDSRQQVLRLTEEAVCPICLDFFTDPVSLDCGHNFCRSCITQSWKKQEINSCPECRQEFPDRSLRGNRALANLAEKARTLNLNPQEKESKHQCEEHQEELKLFCKTDKKLMCLVCRDSREHKSHNFMPIKEAVGIYKDRVKSSLESLTGKKSAALEMEQQQKQQISQIQEESSSLQTHIKSEFTKMHQMLTEKEQSLLRDLREQEENILKPMEEHLQEIQENLNSIQNKLSKLEKQLQHTDGVIFLKEEVSRRRRINDTIDNVLSTEKSNILLPFPMWTEIVEAIKPNKGQTSSFVLIIIYNLNCYVYKYQREYI from the exons ATGGATTCCAGACAGCAGGTCCTGAGACTGACTGAGGAGGCAGTttgtcccatttgtctggatttctTCACCGATCCAGTTTCACTGGATTGTGGACACAACTTCTGCCGCTCCTGTATCACCCAGAgttggaaaaagcaggagataaaCTCCTGCCCGGAATGTAGACAGGAGTTTCCGGACAGATCCCTCAGAGGAAACCGGGCCTTAGCGAATCTGGCCGAGAAAGCTCGAACATTAAATCTGAATCCACAAGAGAAGGAAAGTAAACATCAGTGTGAGGAACATCAGGAAGAACTGAAACTGTTTTGTAAAACTGACAAGAAATTGATGTGTCTGGTTTGTAGAGATTCCCGGGAACACAAATCTCACAACTTCATGCCGATTAAAGAAGCTGTTGGAATCTACAAG GATCGGGTGAAATCTTCCTTGGAATCTCTCACAGGGAAGAAATCAGCAGCTCTAGAAATggagcagcagcagaaacagcaGATTTCTCAAATTCAG GAGGAATCCAGCAGCCTGCAGACCCACATCAAATCCGAGTTCACTAAAATGCACCAGATGCTGACTGAGAAAGAGCAGAGTTTACTCCGAGATCTCAGGGAACAAGAGGAAAACATTCTCAAACCAATGGAGGAACATCTTCAAGAAATTCAagagaatttaaattctattcagAACAAGCTCTCAAAGTTGGAGAAACAACTGCAACACACAGACGGAGTGATATTTCTGAAG GAGGAAGTATCTCGGAGGAGGAG GATTAACGATACGATTGATAATGTCCTGTCGACTGAAAAATCCAACATCCTTTTACCGTTTCCAATGTGGACAGAAATAGTGGAGGCCATTAAACCGAATAAAGGTCAGACCAGTTCCTTTGTGCTGAttataatttataatttaaattGTTATGTATACAAATATCAAAGAGAGTATATTTAA
- the LOC122541457 gene encoding nuclear factor 7, brain-like: protein MRVDMDFKQHFQSLTEEVICPICQDFFTDPVILECEHNFCRSCITQSWEKQERISCPECREEFPDRNLRGNRALANLSEKVRKLNLNPQEKGSKRHCEEHQEELKVFCETDEKFICVNCVVSREHREHRFIPIEEAVGIYKDRVKSSLESLTGKKSAALEMERQQKQKISQIRVQSQNLQTHIKSEFTKMHQFLTEKEQRLLRDLREQEENILRTMQQNLGKIQKNLNSFQEKLSKLEKQLEQKDGVIFLQVRDYI, encoded by the exons ATGAGGGTGGACATGGATTTCAAACAGCATTTCCAGAGTTTGACCGAGGAGGTAATCTGTCCCATTTGTCAG GATTTCTTCACCGATCCGGTTATACTGGAGTGTGAACACAACTTCTGTCGCTCCTGTATCACCCAGAGCTGGGAAAAGCAGGAGAGAATCTCCTGCCCGGAATGTAGAGAGGAGTTTCCGGACAGAAACCTCAGAGGAAATCGGGCCTTAGCGAATCTATCTGAGAAAGTTCGGAAGTTAAATCTGAATCCGCAGGAGAAGGGAAGTAAACGTCACTGTGAGGAACATCAGGAAGAATTGAAGGTTTTTTGTGAAACTGACGAGAAATTTATTTGTGTGAATTGTGTAGTTTCCCGGGAACACAGGGAGCACCGCTTCATCCCGATTGAAGAAGCGGTTGGAATCTACAAG GATCGGGTGAAATCTTCCTTGGAATCTCTCACAGGGAAGAAATCGGCGGCTCTCGAAATGGAGCGGCAGCAGAAACAGAAGATTTCCCAAATTCGG GTTCAATCCCAAAATCTGCAGACTCACATCAAATCCGAGTTCACCAAAATGCACCAGTTTCTCACTGAGAAAGAGCAGCGTTTACTCCGAGATCTCAGGGAACAAGAGGAAAACATTCTCAGAACAATGCAGCAAAATCTTGGCAAAATTCAAAAGAATTTAAATTCTTTTCAGGAGAAACTCTCAAAGTTGGAAAAACAGTTGGAACAAAAAGACGGAGTGATATTTCTCCAGGTGAGGGATTATATTTAA